A genomic stretch from Echeneis naucrates chromosome 6, fEcheNa1.1, whole genome shotgun sequence includes:
- the LOC115045573 gene encoding sodium bicarbonate cotransporter 3 isoform X3 translates to MAEDHSEQMRPLLTSGNDEEAVLDQGKTSSTLNTNFEKEELESHRAVYVGVHVPLGRQSRRRHRHRGHRHHRRRRDRSDREDGRESPTNDTPSQRVQFILGTEDDDEEHIPHDLFTELDELAFRDGEAQVWKETARWLKFEEDVEDGGERWSKPYVATLSLHSLFELRSCILNGTVLLDMRANTIEEIADMVIDSMLASGQLEEGVREKVKEAMLRRHHHQNEKKLSNRIPLVRSFADIGLLASPQSAPGNLDNGKNGESRINGGSRENSTAGFSKVDMNFMKKIPPGAEASNVLVGEVDFLERPIIAFVRLSPAVLLTGLTEVPVPTRFLFLLLGPFGKGPQYHEIGRSIATLMTDEIFHDVAYKAKDRNDLLSGIDEFLDQVTVLPPGEWDPSIRIEPPKSVPSQEKRKMPSVPNGSAHSADTGKEVAHHTGPELQRTGRIFGGLVNDVRRKLPLLWSDIRDAFSLQCLASVLFLYCACMSPVITFGGLLGEATKGNISAIESLFGASLTGVAYSLFAGQPLTILGSTGPVLVFEKILFKFCSDYSLSYLSLRTSIGLWTAFLCLLLVATDASSLVCYITRFTEEAFAALICIIFIYEALEKLVHLGEVYPINMHNQLDNLTLYTCQCSPPANASAEIQKVWSSRNLTSGIIQWEQLGVKDCKDLRGDFVGSACGHSGPYVPDVLFWSIILFFTTFFLSSFLKQFKTKRYFPTKVRATISDFAVFLTIMIMVLVDYLVGVPSPKLNVPDRFEPTSNTRGWLISPLGPNPWWTLLAAAIPALLCTILIFMDQQITAVIVNRKENKLKKGCGYHLDLLVVAVMLGVCSIMGLPWFVAATVLSISHVNSLKLESECAAPGEQPKFLGIREQRVTGFMIFVLMGCSVFMTSALKFIPMPVLYGVFLYMGVSSLKGIQLFDRIKLFGMPAKHQPDLIYLRYVPLWKVHVFTVVQLSCLIVLWTIKASAAAVIFPMMVLALVFIRKLLDFCFTKRELSWLDDLIPESKKKKDDDKKKKENEDAQRMLEEAEDDPAYDRDDVLKFPIKQLKGRVDPSEVNISDEMAKSGIWKSVSMNSDNSKAPKRCSSMEKLPIVVINVENEDCQRVVDAETSL, encoded by the exons ATGGCGGAGGACCACAGCGAGCAGATGAGGCCGCTCCTCACCTCG GGGAACGATGAGGAGGCAGTCCTGGACCAGGGCAAGACCAGCTCCACCCTCAACACCAACTTTGAGAAGGAAGAATTGGAAA GTCACAGGGCGGTGTACGTTGGTGTCCACGTCCCTCTGGGCCGACAGAGCCGGAGGCGACACCGCCATCGAGGACACAGACATCACCGCAGGCGACGGGACCGCTCAGACCGGGAGGACGGACGGGAGTCCCCAACAAATG ACACACCGTCTCAAAGAGTCCAGTTTATCCTCGGAACAGAAGACGATGACGAGGAGCACATCCCCCATGACCTGTTCACTGAGCTGGACGAACTTGCCTTCAGAGACGGGGAGGCCCAGGTGTGGAAGGAGACGGCCAG gtggtTGAAGTTTGAGGAGGATGTAGAGGATGGCGGCGAGCGTTGGAGCAAACCGTATGTGGCCACACTGTCTCTGCACAGTCTGTTTGAGCTGCGCTCCTGCATCCTGAACGGCACCGTGCTGCTCGACATGAGAGCCAATACCATCGAAGAGATTGCAG ACATGGTGATTGACAGCATGCTGGCGTCGGGGCAGCTGGAGGAAGGCGTTCGAGAGAAGGTGAAGGAAGCCATGTTGAGACGTCACCATCACCAGAATGAGAAGAAGCTAAGCAACCGAATCCCGCTGGTTCGATCCTTCGCCGACATAG GGCTGCTCGCCTCTCCTCAGTCGGCTCCAGGAAACCTTGACAACGGCAAAAATGGAGAGAGTCGTATCAATGGAGGGAGCCGGGAGAACAGCACAGCGGGCTTCAGCAAG GTGGACATGAACTTCATGAAGAAGATTCCTCCCGGCGCCGAGGCCTCAAACGTCCTGGTGGGAGAAGTCGACTTCCTGGAGCGACCGATCATCGCCTTTGTTCGTTTGTCCCCCGCCGTGCTGCTGACTGGCCTTACTGAGGTCCCCGTGCCCACCAG atttctcttcctgctgcttGGTCCGTTTGGAAAAGGTCCTCAGTACCATGAGATCGGTCGCTCCATCGCCACCCTGATGACCGACGAG ATCTTCCATGACGTGGCCTACAAGGCGAAGGACAGGAATGACCTGCTGTCAGGGATCGATGAGTTCCTGGACCAGGTTACGGTACTGCCTCCAGGTGAATGGGACCCCAGCATTCGTATTGAGCCTCCAAAGAGCGTCCCGTCTCAG gagaagaggaagatgccATCTGTCCCTAACGGCTCCGCCCACAGCGCTGACACGGGGAAGGAGGTGGCACATCACACAGGACCAGAGCTGCAGAGGACGGGGAG gatcTTTGGGGGTCTGGTGAACGACGTGCGTAGGAAACTCCCCCTCCTGTGGAGTGACATCAGGGACGCCTTCAGCCTGCAGTGTTTGGCGTCTGTCCTCTTCCTGTACTGTGCCTGCATGTCCCCCGTCATCACATTCGGAGGTCTTCTAGGGGAGGCCACCAAAGGAAACATC AGTGCCATAGAGTCTCTGTTTGGGGCATCTCTGACGGGCGTGGCCTACTCTCTGTTTGCCGGTCAGCCACTCACAATCCTGGGAAGCACCGGTCCAGTTCTGGTCTTTGAGAAGATCCTGTTCAAGTTCTGCAG TGACTACAGTCTGTCCTACCTGTCTCTGAGGACCAGTATTGGACTCTGGACCGCCTTCCTGTGCCTGCTGCTGGTCGCTACTGACGCCAGCTCCCTGGTCTGCTACATCACCCGCTTCACTGAAGAGGCCTTCGCCGCCCTCATCTGCATCATATTCATCTATGAGGCTCTGGAAAAGCTGGTCCACCTCGGGGAGGTCTACCCCATCAACATGCACAACCAGCTGGACAACCTGACCCTCTACAC GTGTCAGTGTTCTCCTCCAGCCAACGCATCCGCTGAAATCCAGAAGGTCTGGAGCAGCAGAAACTTGACCTCAGGGATCATCCAATGGGAGCAGCTGGGTGTGAAG GACTGTAAGGATCTACGTGGGGACTTTGTTGGCTCAGCCTGTGGACACAGCGGCCCCTATGTCCCTGATGTCCTCTTCTGGTccatcatcctcttcttcaccaccttcttcctctcctccttcctcaagCAGTTCAAGACCAAGAGATACTTCCCCACTAAG GTTCGAGCCACCATCAGTGACTTCGCTGTCTTCCTAACCATTATGATCATGGTGCTGGTGGATTATCTCGTGGGTGTCCCGTCGCCCAAACTCAATGTCCCCGACCGCTTTGAG CCCACGTCGAACACTCGGGGTTGGCTGATCTCCCCCCTGGGACCGAACCCCTGGTGGACGCTTCTGGCCGCTGCCATCCCCGCCCTCCTCTGCACCATCCTCATCTTCATGGACCAGCAGATCACCGCCGTCATTGTcaacaggaaggaaaacaaactgaag AAAGGCTGCGGGTACCACCTGGACCTGCTGGTGGTGGCTGTGATGCTGGGCGTCTGCTCCATCATGGGGCTGCCGTGGTTTGTGGCGGCGACCGTGCTCTCCATCTCCCACGTCAACAGCCTGAAGCTGGAGTCGGAGTGTGCGGCGCCCGGTGAGCAACCTAAGTTCTTGGGCATCAGGGAGCAGAGAGTCACCGGTTTCATGATCTTTGTACTGATGGGTTGCTCCGTCTTCATGACCTCCGCCCTCAAG TTCATCCCGATGCCCGTCCTGTATGGTGTCTTCCTCTACATGGGTGTGTCCTCCCTCAAAGGCATTCAG CTCTTTGACAGGATCAAACTGTTCGGCATGCCGGCCAAACACCAGCCGGACCTCATCTACCTGCGCTATGTGCCCCTGTGGAAGGTCCACGTCTTCACTGTGGTCCAGCTGTCCTGTCTCATCGTCCTCTGGACCATCAAGGCCTCAGCGGCTGCCGTCATCTTCCCCATGATG GTCCTGGCTCTGGTCTTCATCAGGAAACTCCTGGATTTCTGCTTCACCAAGCGGGAGTTGAGCTGGCTGGACGACTTGATTCCAgagagcaagaagaagaaggacgacgacaagaagaagaaggagaatgaG gatgCTCAGCGGAtgctggaggaggctgaggacGATCCAGCGTATGACAGAGATGATGTCCTCAAGTTCCCAATCAAACAGCTCAAAGGGCG cGTGGACCCATCAGAGGTGAACATCTCAGATGAAATGGCCAAAAGCGGCATTTGGAAATCAGTTTCCATGAACTCCGACAACAGCAAAGCTCCAAAACGCTGTAGCAG TATGGAAAAGCTGCCCATTGTTGTGATAAATGTGGAGAACGAAGACTGCCAGCGAGTTGTGGACGCGGAGACATCACTATGA
- the LOC115045573 gene encoding sodium bicarbonate cotransporter 3 isoform X1 encodes MGDFWGDIVGERVARASSLGNDEEAVLDQGKTSSTLNTNFEKEELESHRAVYVGVHVPLGRQSRRRHRHRGHRHHRRRRDRSDREDGRESPTNDTPSQRVQFILGTEDDDEEHIPHDLFTELDELAFRDGEAQVWKETARWLKFEEDVEDGGERWSKPYVATLSLHSLFELRSCILNGTVLLDMRANTIEEIADMVIDSMLASGQLEEGVREKVKEAMLRRHHHQNEKKLSNRIPLVRSFADIGKKHSDPHLLERNGLLASPQSAPGNLDNGKNGESRINGGSRENSTAGFSKVDMNFMKKIPPGAEASNVLVGEVDFLERPIIAFVRLSPAVLLTGLTEVPVPTRFLFLLLGPFGKGPQYHEIGRSIATLMTDEIFHDVAYKAKDRNDLLSGIDEFLDQVTVLPPGEWDPSIRIEPPKSVPSQEKRKMPSVPNGSAHSADTGKEVAHHTGPELQRTGRIFGGLVNDVRRKLPLLWSDIRDAFSLQCLASVLFLYCACMSPVITFGGLLGEATKGNISAIESLFGASLTGVAYSLFAGQPLTILGSTGPVLVFEKILFKFCSDYSLSYLSLRTSIGLWTAFLCLLLVATDASSLVCYITRFTEEAFAALICIIFIYEALEKLVHLGEVYPINMHNQLDNLTLYTCQCSPPANASAEIQKVWSSRNLTSGIIQWEQLGVKDCKDLRGDFVGSACGHSGPYVPDVLFWSIILFFTTFFLSSFLKQFKTKRYFPTKVRATISDFAVFLTIMIMVLVDYLVGVPSPKLNVPDRFEPTSNTRGWLISPLGPNPWWTLLAAAIPALLCTILIFMDQQITAVIVNRKENKLKKGCGYHLDLLVVAVMLGVCSIMGLPWFVAATVLSISHVNSLKLESECAAPGEQPKFLGIREQRVTGFMIFVLMGCSVFMTSALKFIPMPVLYGVFLYMGVSSLKGIQLFDRIKLFGMPAKHQPDLIYLRYVPLWKVHVFTVVQLSCLIVLWTIKASAAAVIFPMMVLALVFIRKLLDFCFTKRELSWLDDLIPESKKKKDDDKKKKENEDAQRMLEEAEDDPAYDRDDVLKFPIKQLKGRVDPSEVNISDEMAKSGIWKSVSMNSDNSKAPKRCSSMEKLPIVVINVENEDCQRVVDAETSL; translated from the exons ATGGGAGACTTCTGGGGAGATATTGTCGGTGAGAGAGTGGCCAGAGCGTCGTCTCTG GGGAACGATGAGGAGGCAGTCCTGGACCAGGGCAAGACCAGCTCCACCCTCAACACCAACTTTGAGAAGGAAGAATTGGAAA GTCACAGGGCGGTGTACGTTGGTGTCCACGTCCCTCTGGGCCGACAGAGCCGGAGGCGACACCGCCATCGAGGACACAGACATCACCGCAGGCGACGGGACCGCTCAGACCGGGAGGACGGACGGGAGTCCCCAACAAATG ACACACCGTCTCAAAGAGTCCAGTTTATCCTCGGAACAGAAGACGATGACGAGGAGCACATCCCCCATGACCTGTTCACTGAGCTGGACGAACTTGCCTTCAGAGACGGGGAGGCCCAGGTGTGGAAGGAGACGGCCAG gtggtTGAAGTTTGAGGAGGATGTAGAGGATGGCGGCGAGCGTTGGAGCAAACCGTATGTGGCCACACTGTCTCTGCACAGTCTGTTTGAGCTGCGCTCCTGCATCCTGAACGGCACCGTGCTGCTCGACATGAGAGCCAATACCATCGAAGAGATTGCAG ACATGGTGATTGACAGCATGCTGGCGTCGGGGCAGCTGGAGGAAGGCGTTCGAGAGAAGGTGAAGGAAGCCATGTTGAGACGTCACCATCACCAGAATGAGAAGAAGCTAAGCAACCGAATCCCGCTGGTTCGATCCTTCGCCGACATAGGCAAGAAACACTCCGACCCCCATTTACTGGAACGTAATG GGCTGCTCGCCTCTCCTCAGTCGGCTCCAGGAAACCTTGACAACGGCAAAAATGGAGAGAGTCGTATCAATGGAGGGAGCCGGGAGAACAGCACAGCGGGCTTCAGCAAG GTGGACATGAACTTCATGAAGAAGATTCCTCCCGGCGCCGAGGCCTCAAACGTCCTGGTGGGAGAAGTCGACTTCCTGGAGCGACCGATCATCGCCTTTGTTCGTTTGTCCCCCGCCGTGCTGCTGACTGGCCTTACTGAGGTCCCCGTGCCCACCAG atttctcttcctgctgcttGGTCCGTTTGGAAAAGGTCCTCAGTACCATGAGATCGGTCGCTCCATCGCCACCCTGATGACCGACGAG ATCTTCCATGACGTGGCCTACAAGGCGAAGGACAGGAATGACCTGCTGTCAGGGATCGATGAGTTCCTGGACCAGGTTACGGTACTGCCTCCAGGTGAATGGGACCCCAGCATTCGTATTGAGCCTCCAAAGAGCGTCCCGTCTCAG gagaagaggaagatgccATCTGTCCCTAACGGCTCCGCCCACAGCGCTGACACGGGGAAGGAGGTGGCACATCACACAGGACCAGAGCTGCAGAGGACGGGGAG gatcTTTGGGGGTCTGGTGAACGACGTGCGTAGGAAACTCCCCCTCCTGTGGAGTGACATCAGGGACGCCTTCAGCCTGCAGTGTTTGGCGTCTGTCCTCTTCCTGTACTGTGCCTGCATGTCCCCCGTCATCACATTCGGAGGTCTTCTAGGGGAGGCCACCAAAGGAAACATC AGTGCCATAGAGTCTCTGTTTGGGGCATCTCTGACGGGCGTGGCCTACTCTCTGTTTGCCGGTCAGCCACTCACAATCCTGGGAAGCACCGGTCCAGTTCTGGTCTTTGAGAAGATCCTGTTCAAGTTCTGCAG TGACTACAGTCTGTCCTACCTGTCTCTGAGGACCAGTATTGGACTCTGGACCGCCTTCCTGTGCCTGCTGCTGGTCGCTACTGACGCCAGCTCCCTGGTCTGCTACATCACCCGCTTCACTGAAGAGGCCTTCGCCGCCCTCATCTGCATCATATTCATCTATGAGGCTCTGGAAAAGCTGGTCCACCTCGGGGAGGTCTACCCCATCAACATGCACAACCAGCTGGACAACCTGACCCTCTACAC GTGTCAGTGTTCTCCTCCAGCCAACGCATCCGCTGAAATCCAGAAGGTCTGGAGCAGCAGAAACTTGACCTCAGGGATCATCCAATGGGAGCAGCTGGGTGTGAAG GACTGTAAGGATCTACGTGGGGACTTTGTTGGCTCAGCCTGTGGACACAGCGGCCCCTATGTCCCTGATGTCCTCTTCTGGTccatcatcctcttcttcaccaccttcttcctctcctccttcctcaagCAGTTCAAGACCAAGAGATACTTCCCCACTAAG GTTCGAGCCACCATCAGTGACTTCGCTGTCTTCCTAACCATTATGATCATGGTGCTGGTGGATTATCTCGTGGGTGTCCCGTCGCCCAAACTCAATGTCCCCGACCGCTTTGAG CCCACGTCGAACACTCGGGGTTGGCTGATCTCCCCCCTGGGACCGAACCCCTGGTGGACGCTTCTGGCCGCTGCCATCCCCGCCCTCCTCTGCACCATCCTCATCTTCATGGACCAGCAGATCACCGCCGTCATTGTcaacaggaaggaaaacaaactgaag AAAGGCTGCGGGTACCACCTGGACCTGCTGGTGGTGGCTGTGATGCTGGGCGTCTGCTCCATCATGGGGCTGCCGTGGTTTGTGGCGGCGACCGTGCTCTCCATCTCCCACGTCAACAGCCTGAAGCTGGAGTCGGAGTGTGCGGCGCCCGGTGAGCAACCTAAGTTCTTGGGCATCAGGGAGCAGAGAGTCACCGGTTTCATGATCTTTGTACTGATGGGTTGCTCCGTCTTCATGACCTCCGCCCTCAAG TTCATCCCGATGCCCGTCCTGTATGGTGTCTTCCTCTACATGGGTGTGTCCTCCCTCAAAGGCATTCAG CTCTTTGACAGGATCAAACTGTTCGGCATGCCGGCCAAACACCAGCCGGACCTCATCTACCTGCGCTATGTGCCCCTGTGGAAGGTCCACGTCTTCACTGTGGTCCAGCTGTCCTGTCTCATCGTCCTCTGGACCATCAAGGCCTCAGCGGCTGCCGTCATCTTCCCCATGATG GTCCTGGCTCTGGTCTTCATCAGGAAACTCCTGGATTTCTGCTTCACCAAGCGGGAGTTGAGCTGGCTGGACGACTTGATTCCAgagagcaagaagaagaaggacgacgacaagaagaagaaggagaatgaG gatgCTCAGCGGAtgctggaggaggctgaggacGATCCAGCGTATGACAGAGATGATGTCCTCAAGTTCCCAATCAAACAGCTCAAAGGGCG cGTGGACCCATCAGAGGTGAACATCTCAGATGAAATGGCCAAAAGCGGCATTTGGAAATCAGTTTCCATGAACTCCGACAACAGCAAAGCTCCAAAACGCTGTAGCAG TATGGAAAAGCTGCCCATTGTTGTGATAAATGTGGAGAACGAAGACTGCCAGCGAGTTGTGGACGCGGAGACATCACTATGA
- the LOC115045573 gene encoding sodium bicarbonate cotransporter 3 isoform X2: protein MAEDHSEQMRPLLTSGNDEEAVLDQGKTSSTLNTNFEKEELESHRAVYVGVHVPLGRQSRRRHRHRGHRHHRRRRDRSDREDGRESPTNDTPSQRVQFILGTEDDDEEHIPHDLFTELDELAFRDGEAQVWKETARWLKFEEDVEDGGERWSKPYVATLSLHSLFELRSCILNGTVLLDMRANTIEEIADMVIDSMLASGQLEEGVREKVKEAMLRRHHHQNEKKLSNRIPLVRSFADIGKKHSDPHLLERNGLLASPQSAPGNLDNGKNGESRINGGSRENSTAGFSKVDMNFMKKIPPGAEASNVLVGEVDFLERPIIAFVRLSPAVLLTGLTEVPVPTRFLFLLLGPFGKGPQYHEIGRSIATLMTDEIFHDVAYKAKDRNDLLSGIDEFLDQVTVLPPGEWDPSIRIEPPKSVPSQEKRKMPSVPNGSAHSADTGKEVAHHTGPELQRTGRIFGGLVNDVRRKLPLLWSDIRDAFSLQCLASVLFLYCACMSPVITFGGLLGEATKGNISAIESLFGASLTGVAYSLFAGQPLTILGSTGPVLVFEKILFKFCSDYSLSYLSLRTSIGLWTAFLCLLLVATDASSLVCYITRFTEEAFAALICIIFIYEALEKLVHLGEVYPINMHNQLDNLTLYTCQCSPPANASAEIQKVWSSRNLTSGIIQWEQLGVKDCKDLRGDFVGSACGHSGPYVPDVLFWSIILFFTTFFLSSFLKQFKTKRYFPTKVRATISDFAVFLTIMIMVLVDYLVGVPSPKLNVPDRFEPTSNTRGWLISPLGPNPWWTLLAAAIPALLCTILIFMDQQITAVIVNRKENKLKKGCGYHLDLLVVAVMLGVCSIMGLPWFVAATVLSISHVNSLKLESECAAPGEQPKFLGIREQRVTGFMIFVLMGCSVFMTSALKFIPMPVLYGVFLYMGVSSLKGIQLFDRIKLFGMPAKHQPDLIYLRYVPLWKVHVFTVVQLSCLIVLWTIKASAAAVIFPMMVLALVFIRKLLDFCFTKRELSWLDDLIPESKKKKDDDKKKKENEDAQRMLEEAEDDPAYDRDDVLKFPIKQLKGRVDPSEVNISDEMAKSGIWKSVSMNSDNSKAPKRCSSMEKLPIVVINVENEDCQRVVDAETSL from the exons ATGGCGGAGGACCACAGCGAGCAGATGAGGCCGCTCCTCACCTCG GGGAACGATGAGGAGGCAGTCCTGGACCAGGGCAAGACCAGCTCCACCCTCAACACCAACTTTGAGAAGGAAGAATTGGAAA GTCACAGGGCGGTGTACGTTGGTGTCCACGTCCCTCTGGGCCGACAGAGCCGGAGGCGACACCGCCATCGAGGACACAGACATCACCGCAGGCGACGGGACCGCTCAGACCGGGAGGACGGACGGGAGTCCCCAACAAATG ACACACCGTCTCAAAGAGTCCAGTTTATCCTCGGAACAGAAGACGATGACGAGGAGCACATCCCCCATGACCTGTTCACTGAGCTGGACGAACTTGCCTTCAGAGACGGGGAGGCCCAGGTGTGGAAGGAGACGGCCAG gtggtTGAAGTTTGAGGAGGATGTAGAGGATGGCGGCGAGCGTTGGAGCAAACCGTATGTGGCCACACTGTCTCTGCACAGTCTGTTTGAGCTGCGCTCCTGCATCCTGAACGGCACCGTGCTGCTCGACATGAGAGCCAATACCATCGAAGAGATTGCAG ACATGGTGATTGACAGCATGCTGGCGTCGGGGCAGCTGGAGGAAGGCGTTCGAGAGAAGGTGAAGGAAGCCATGTTGAGACGTCACCATCACCAGAATGAGAAGAAGCTAAGCAACCGAATCCCGCTGGTTCGATCCTTCGCCGACATAGGCAAGAAACACTCCGACCCCCATTTACTGGAACGTAATG GGCTGCTCGCCTCTCCTCAGTCGGCTCCAGGAAACCTTGACAACGGCAAAAATGGAGAGAGTCGTATCAATGGAGGGAGCCGGGAGAACAGCACAGCGGGCTTCAGCAAG GTGGACATGAACTTCATGAAGAAGATTCCTCCCGGCGCCGAGGCCTCAAACGTCCTGGTGGGAGAAGTCGACTTCCTGGAGCGACCGATCATCGCCTTTGTTCGTTTGTCCCCCGCCGTGCTGCTGACTGGCCTTACTGAGGTCCCCGTGCCCACCAG atttctcttcctgctgcttGGTCCGTTTGGAAAAGGTCCTCAGTACCATGAGATCGGTCGCTCCATCGCCACCCTGATGACCGACGAG ATCTTCCATGACGTGGCCTACAAGGCGAAGGACAGGAATGACCTGCTGTCAGGGATCGATGAGTTCCTGGACCAGGTTACGGTACTGCCTCCAGGTGAATGGGACCCCAGCATTCGTATTGAGCCTCCAAAGAGCGTCCCGTCTCAG gagaagaggaagatgccATCTGTCCCTAACGGCTCCGCCCACAGCGCTGACACGGGGAAGGAGGTGGCACATCACACAGGACCAGAGCTGCAGAGGACGGGGAG gatcTTTGGGGGTCTGGTGAACGACGTGCGTAGGAAACTCCCCCTCCTGTGGAGTGACATCAGGGACGCCTTCAGCCTGCAGTGTTTGGCGTCTGTCCTCTTCCTGTACTGTGCCTGCATGTCCCCCGTCATCACATTCGGAGGTCTTCTAGGGGAGGCCACCAAAGGAAACATC AGTGCCATAGAGTCTCTGTTTGGGGCATCTCTGACGGGCGTGGCCTACTCTCTGTTTGCCGGTCAGCCACTCACAATCCTGGGAAGCACCGGTCCAGTTCTGGTCTTTGAGAAGATCCTGTTCAAGTTCTGCAG TGACTACAGTCTGTCCTACCTGTCTCTGAGGACCAGTATTGGACTCTGGACCGCCTTCCTGTGCCTGCTGCTGGTCGCTACTGACGCCAGCTCCCTGGTCTGCTACATCACCCGCTTCACTGAAGAGGCCTTCGCCGCCCTCATCTGCATCATATTCATCTATGAGGCTCTGGAAAAGCTGGTCCACCTCGGGGAGGTCTACCCCATCAACATGCACAACCAGCTGGACAACCTGACCCTCTACAC GTGTCAGTGTTCTCCTCCAGCCAACGCATCCGCTGAAATCCAGAAGGTCTGGAGCAGCAGAAACTTGACCTCAGGGATCATCCAATGGGAGCAGCTGGGTGTGAAG GACTGTAAGGATCTACGTGGGGACTTTGTTGGCTCAGCCTGTGGACACAGCGGCCCCTATGTCCCTGATGTCCTCTTCTGGTccatcatcctcttcttcaccaccttcttcctctcctccttcctcaagCAGTTCAAGACCAAGAGATACTTCCCCACTAAG GTTCGAGCCACCATCAGTGACTTCGCTGTCTTCCTAACCATTATGATCATGGTGCTGGTGGATTATCTCGTGGGTGTCCCGTCGCCCAAACTCAATGTCCCCGACCGCTTTGAG CCCACGTCGAACACTCGGGGTTGGCTGATCTCCCCCCTGGGACCGAACCCCTGGTGGACGCTTCTGGCCGCTGCCATCCCCGCCCTCCTCTGCACCATCCTCATCTTCATGGACCAGCAGATCACCGCCGTCATTGTcaacaggaaggaaaacaaactgaag AAAGGCTGCGGGTACCACCTGGACCTGCTGGTGGTGGCTGTGATGCTGGGCGTCTGCTCCATCATGGGGCTGCCGTGGTTTGTGGCGGCGACCGTGCTCTCCATCTCCCACGTCAACAGCCTGAAGCTGGAGTCGGAGTGTGCGGCGCCCGGTGAGCAACCTAAGTTCTTGGGCATCAGGGAGCAGAGAGTCACCGGTTTCATGATCTTTGTACTGATGGGTTGCTCCGTCTTCATGACCTCCGCCCTCAAG TTCATCCCGATGCCCGTCCTGTATGGTGTCTTCCTCTACATGGGTGTGTCCTCCCTCAAAGGCATTCAG CTCTTTGACAGGATCAAACTGTTCGGCATGCCGGCCAAACACCAGCCGGACCTCATCTACCTGCGCTATGTGCCCCTGTGGAAGGTCCACGTCTTCACTGTGGTCCAGCTGTCCTGTCTCATCGTCCTCTGGACCATCAAGGCCTCAGCGGCTGCCGTCATCTTCCCCATGATG GTCCTGGCTCTGGTCTTCATCAGGAAACTCCTGGATTTCTGCTTCACCAAGCGGGAGTTGAGCTGGCTGGACGACTTGATTCCAgagagcaagaagaagaaggacgacgacaagaagaagaaggagaatgaG gatgCTCAGCGGAtgctggaggaggctgaggacGATCCAGCGTATGACAGAGATGATGTCCTCAAGTTCCCAATCAAACAGCTCAAAGGGCG cGTGGACCCATCAGAGGTGAACATCTCAGATGAAATGGCCAAAAGCGGCATTTGGAAATCAGTTTCCATGAACTCCGACAACAGCAAAGCTCCAAAACGCTGTAGCAG TATGGAAAAGCTGCCCATTGTTGTGATAAATGTGGAGAACGAAGACTGCCAGCGAGTTGTGGACGCGGAGACATCACTATGA